A single Longimicrobiales bacterium DNA region contains:
- a CDS encoding DUF2268 domain-containing putative Zn-dependent protease (predicted Zn-dependent protease with a strongly conserved HExxH motif), with protein sequence MRLRFAVLTSSLLCLSAAGAASAQHPVHARVTSPGDTSIARKIGATAAELHLADGALRIVNLYRLQAEALRATAGAPADSTTDELVRTVYAPYTDFWAGYLGDEAAFRKWAVKLLEPEHPMHARLEPLLDVALDRRFSEGVEWIERTTGRRPNGTWYIVFGPGWTDMGGLGGIGMVADFTRMQPDSAAIASVLPHELTHQVHGRRADDPDAGTVLDRIVSEGFASYVAWVHGGGLRSEARSLMYSDDEWEWALAHERELFDAARPILASRERSDGDRVASRSEQLIPGGPGAAGYFIGLRIVQAYVAAHGRDSWQDIYDLPVAEVLDQSGYAERCCGS encoded by the coding sequence ATGCGACTCCGATTCGCCGTACTGACGTCATCCCTGCTCTGCCTGTCCGCCGCCGGAGCGGCAAGCGCGCAGCATCCTGTCCATGCCCGGGTCACGTCCCCGGGTGATACATCGATCGCGCGGAAGATCGGTGCGACCGCCGCAGAGCTCCATCTGGCGGACGGCGCCCTGCGCATCGTGAACCTGTACCGGCTTCAGGCGGAGGCACTGCGCGCGACCGCCGGCGCGCCGGCCGACAGCACCACCGATGAGCTCGTGCGGACCGTTTACGCGCCGTACACGGATTTCTGGGCGGGCTACCTCGGCGACGAGGCCGCGTTCCGGAAGTGGGCGGTGAAACTGCTCGAGCCTGAGCACCCGATGCACGCGCGGCTGGAGCCGCTGCTCGACGTCGCCCTGGACCGTCGCTTCTCGGAAGGTGTCGAGTGGATCGAGCGCACGACCGGGCGGCGTCCGAACGGTACGTGGTACATCGTTTTCGGACCCGGCTGGACCGATATGGGGGGCTTGGGCGGCATCGGCATGGTAGCGGACTTCACACGCATGCAACCGGACTCCGCCGCCATTGCGAGCGTGCTGCCGCACGAGCTCACGCACCAGGTGCACGGCCGCCGCGCGGACGATCCGGACGCCGGCACGGTGCTCGACCGCATCGTCAGCGAAGGTTTTGCCTCGTACGTCGCGTGGGTGCACGGAGGAGGGCTGCGTTCGGAGGCGCGGTCGCTGATGTACTCCGACGATGAGTGGGAGTGGGCACTGGCCCATGAGCGTGAGCTGTTCGACGCGGCGCGGCCGATCCTGGCGTCACGCGAACGCAGCGACGGCGACCGCGTGGCAAGCAGGAGCGAACAGCTCATCCCGGGCGGGCCGGGCGCGGCCGGCTATTTCATCGGTCTGCGCATCGTGCAGGCTTACGTCGCCGCGCACGGCCGGGACTCGTGGCAGGACATCTACGACCTGCCGGTCGCCGAAGTGCTGGATCAAAGCGGCTACGCCGAGCGGTGTTGTGGCTCCTGA
- a CDS encoding DinB family protein — MSTLRRSQLVAFFLFAAAVVMPAIAQAQDPAAAASRPAIINSLLRDVTQVEEKMTALAGAIPEARYAWRPADGVRSTAEVLVHVAADNWFLPTAVGIPAPAETGIKAGDYPSVQAYEARTMTKAEAMATMRESFAHLRAAMEKADEAFLAQKVELFGSEMSGTDLWVLTTTHLHEHLGQMIAYARSIGVVPPWSR, encoded by the coding sequence ATGAGCACACTGCGTCGGTCCCAGCTCGTGGCGTTCTTCCTGTTCGCCGCTGCGGTCGTCATGCCGGCGATCGCTCAAGCCCAGGATCCCGCTGCGGCCGCGTCCCGCCCGGCCATCATCAACTCGCTGCTGCGTGATGTGACCCAGGTGGAAGAGAAGATGACGGCGCTCGCGGGCGCGATCCCGGAGGCGAGGTATGCCTGGCGGCCGGCGGACGGCGTACGCTCGACCGCCGAAGTCCTGGTTCACGTCGCGGCCGACAACTGGTTCCTGCCGACGGCTGTCGGCATCCCCGCGCCCGCGGAGACGGGCATCAAGGCCGGCGACTACCCGAGCGTGCAGGCCTATGAGGCGCGCACCATGACCAAGGCGGAGGCCATGGCGACCATGCGCGAGTCGTTCGCGCATCTGCGCGCGGCCATGGAGAAGGCGGACGAGGCGTTTCTCGCGCAGAAGGTCGAGCTGTTCGGCAGCGAGATGAGCGGCACCGACCTGTGGGTGCTCACGACGACGCACCTGCACGAGCATCTCGGCCAGATGATCGCCTACGCCCGCTCG
- a CDS encoding FxsA family protein, translating into MTKEMFARLALLFIVVPFAELALLMWIAARIGFWPTMALVVITGFVGAALARAAGVQVIGRIRQEIAAGRMPVDHLLDGLLVLIGGVLLLTPGIMSDLFGLSLLLPASRSVVRSLVRRRMQRLVDARRVQVVGLDGRPIN; encoded by the coding sequence GTGACGAAGGAAATGTTTGCCAGGCTCGCGCTGCTGTTCATTGTCGTACCGTTCGCGGAGCTCGCCCTCCTGATGTGGATTGCGGCGCGCATCGGGTTCTGGCCGACCATGGCCCTGGTGGTCATCACGGGCTTCGTCGGTGCGGCGCTGGCGCGCGCGGCGGGTGTGCAGGTGATCGGCCGGATCCGGCAGGAGATCGCGGCAGGGCGAATGCCTGTCGATCACCTGCTGGACGGGTTGCTCGTGCTGATCGGCGGCGTCCTGCTGCTGACCCCGGGCATCATGAGCGATCTGTTCGGCCTGTCGCTGCTGCTGCCCGCGTCACGCTCCGTGGTGCGGAGTCTGGTACGGCGGCGGATGCAGAGACTCGTCGATGCCCGGCGCGTTCAGGTCGTCGGGCTCGACGGTCGGCCGATCAACTAG
- a CDS encoding alpha-amylase family protein, translating to MIEDLWYKNAVIYSLDLETFLDSNGDGVGDFEGLIHRLDYLEYLGVDAVWLAPFQPSPQRDNGYDVREYYGVDPRYGSLGDFVQFMHEAEKRGIKVLMDIVINHTSDEHAWFQHARSSPDSPFRDWYLWSKKRPKNWNKGMVFPGTQKAIWTRDEEAGEYYFHRFYEFQPDLNMDNPQVRTEVRRIIGFWLELGVHGFRVDAVPFVIESVEPGRNKGELHFEYLSELRRFVQWRSGSAILLGEANVLPEESTKYFGDDGATGLHMMFNFFVNQHLFLALATGEVEPLREALRATEEIPETAQWAQFLRNHDELDLGRLTEEQRQRVFERFAPEAYMQLYDRGIRRRLAPMLGDREHEELAYSVMFSLPGTPVIRFGDELRMGDDLELDEREAVRTPMQWADEPNGGFSSADETVTPVIDHGVWSYEHINVAEQRRDPDSFLNWIAGMIRLRKECPEIGWGEWSIIDAGSDEVLAICYRWRGNAVLVLHNFGQSSYEAVLHLDDDDGDRLSDLMKEEEVRADEDGALRVPLDALDYRWFRVGGLDYAVKRTRG from the coding sequence ATGATTGAAGACCTGTGGTACAAGAACGCGGTGATCTACAGTCTCGACCTCGAGACTTTTCTGGACTCGAACGGTGACGGCGTCGGCGACTTCGAGGGGCTGATCCATCGGCTGGACTATCTCGAGTATCTCGGCGTCGACGCGGTCTGGCTGGCGCCGTTCCAGCCGTCGCCGCAGCGAGACAACGGGTATGACGTCAGGGAGTATTACGGTGTCGACCCGCGGTACGGCTCGCTCGGCGATTTCGTGCAGTTCATGCATGAGGCAGAGAAGCGCGGCATCAAGGTGCTGATGGACATCGTCATCAACCACACGTCGGACGAGCACGCCTGGTTCCAGCACGCGCGCAGCAGCCCCGACTCACCGTTCCGCGACTGGTACCTGTGGTCGAAGAAGCGGCCGAAGAACTGGAACAAGGGGATGGTGTTTCCGGGCACGCAGAAGGCGATCTGGACGCGCGACGAGGAGGCGGGGGAATACTATTTCCACAGGTTCTACGAGTTCCAGCCGGATCTGAACATGGACAACCCGCAGGTACGCACGGAAGTGCGGCGCATCATCGGGTTCTGGCTGGAGCTGGGGGTGCACGGGTTCCGTGTGGACGCCGTGCCGTTCGTCATCGAGAGTGTGGAGCCGGGCAGAAACAAGGGCGAGCTGCATTTCGAGTATCTTTCCGAGCTGCGCCGCTTCGTGCAATGGCGCAGCGGCAGCGCGATCCTGCTGGGCGAAGCGAACGTGCTGCCGGAGGAGAGCACGAAATACTTCGGTGACGATGGTGCGACGGGCCTGCACATGATGTTCAACTTCTTCGTCAACCAGCACCTGTTCCTGGCGCTTGCGACGGGAGAGGTCGAGCCGCTGCGTGAGGCGCTGCGTGCGACGGAAGAGATACCGGAGACGGCGCAGTGGGCGCAGTTCCTCCGCAACCACGACGAGCTCGACCTGGGGCGGCTGACGGAGGAGCAGCGGCAGCGGGTGTTCGAGCGGTTCGCGCCCGAGGCATACATGCAGCTGTACGATCGGGGCATCCGTCGCCGGCTGGCGCCGATGCTCGGCGACCGTGAGCACGAGGAGCTGGCGTACAGCGTGATGTTCTCGCTGCCGGGCACGCCCGTCATCCGGTTCGGGGATGAGCTGCGCATGGGTGACGACCTCGAGCTCGACGAGCGTGAGGCAGTCCGTACGCCGATGCAGTGGGCGGACGAGCCAAACGGCGGGTTCTCCTCGGCGGACGAGACGGTTACACCCGTCATCGACCACGGCGTGTGGAGTTACGAGCACATCAACGTCGCGGAACAGCGTCGCGATCCGGACTCGTTCCTGAACTGGATCGCAGGCATGATCCGACTGCGTAAGGAGTGTCCGGAGATCGGCTGGGGCGAGTGGTCGATCATCGACGCGGGCTCGGACGAGGTCCTGGCCATATGCTACCGGTGGCGCGGCAACGCGGTGCTGGTGCTCCACAATTTCGGCCAGTCGTCATACGAGGCAGTGCTCCACCTGGACGATGACGATGGTGACCGTCTGTCGGACCTCATGAAGGAAGAGGAGGTGCGCGCGGATGAGGACGGTGCGCTGCGCGTACCTCTGGACGCGCTCGACTACCGCTGGTTCCGCGTCGGAGGCCTGGACTACGCCGTGAAGCGCACGCGCGGATAG